In Rhipicephalus sanguineus isolate Rsan-2018 unplaced genomic scaffold, BIME_Rsan_1.4 Seq3122, whole genome shotgun sequence, the genomic stretch gcgtctggtgatggtaacacccatgttgctgttggcatcgttacgcaactgtaaacaaatggttatataatacatatgcgactcttcaacatatgagtgtgcgtatgccacttccacatttctctagcgccattccgtaacgtttcgccacagtcaccatcccgcgcatgcttcgcataacatcgattcccacggtgcgtgggatctgccgaatttttcattgcacttttcactcgacgcaatgtacaggacgataccttcagctgcccgagcaacgataaggacgcgcgaacagaggaaacattagtattaccagagtccttcaatgtattacttaccattgtgttcccgatggtaccgcgaacgcagcgtgcccatcatctgcttggtaatatacacagcggcaggctcgcttgatcGCCGGACAATGTCACACCATATTCCACCCgcagtaagacccgcagtaaggcatattgaactgtcgtcaaaccacgcatttcacgtccagcggcaaagagcaggcacaaaacgcacgcacacggccgacacagctgggcagttcagaagcggcgttcacaaggccggggaatgacggctttgcttggtcatcccgcacgctgctggggccagcctaaaacgactctcttctcgcgtttatttcttttttgctttttttttttccttcgcgcgggcatacgtcgcgacgctttttcaaacctcgcttgtattccgacgcgtctgattgtctgatttcctcgctctcgcccacggcaggcgggctgcagccgtccgaaggtcgaagggcattttatctcgtttcctcccgttcacagtggccgcttaaaaagaatcgcgtttttatttgcgtcgcgttttctccgcacgggattttattccgtgcgatgaggcaggccgccttggccagttcgttatctaaaagcgtatactgagtgtacatgccgtgctaatcggctgcatcgagggcttgccggcttttcctttcagtttaattttgatttgatggaaaaacgacataagcgaagtcacgaagcgaagtaacgacagtaccaatgcgaagtatcatTATCAATGCGACATacgcgaagtaacgacagtatcaatgcaaatagatcgcgtcagcgcttacaacccagacgcgatagaccgcgccgcgccgcgagaagcagccgaccggaactattagtttccagcagcagccgtcaacaccgtcaagttacgcggaaaggaaaccacacaacattgaagcgaggtgacgtaaggcaCTGGGCGGGGCTCCTCGAATGGCGCTGTCCtttcctccggaatgaagcgagtttagagggagttgagaggggaaccagcgctggagtttccttgccgccctggcggtaaaagcgcgcacttctcagccgctcccgcggacgacacgcacaaggatggctagtagcgaaggcggtgcgggcactgaacgccgaacaaaaaaaaatgaggctgacggttactgcagcgtatataagtgtcataactacgtaggaatgagaggtgatatatctttctacgtctttcctgcgaaaccatacgagcaagaacggaggTAACGTTCgatacaagctgtcaggcgagcggggtaagttcggtcctctctggcggcgtcgagctggggtctaaagcgaatttcgcgtgtttcattgttttatacaacagtgaagacggccagctatgggagcacttgaggcatgtcagttgacgacgttgcatcggctaagttactgagctcgagtgctaccgctgcgacgtgcttgcaggcgccgtcgctgccggccttgcaggaacaggtggccccacttatcaggcgctgagacgacagctagaggcgaacacataaaaactgcattaagtaaacgtgcacaagttttcgttcgaaatgaaaacatgtagtgccagcgttgcgatcacgcacggaagtcaactcgctgtacgattaaaccaactgtgcgatttactgcgtacagcttcgcgcttattttacacaactacacgcgccgtaaagaaacaggacaggaacacgcggtaataaccgatctagtatcaaatgctcgcttacctgaagtgtgacatcgtagctggcttggtgtacttgcgagtggcatttcgctgcaacttgataatcgctgtcacggcacgacaccgtctcttccacatcgtacacgtatttcgccttgcacagcttcgccccgttttcaagtgcctttctgcggaagtggtcctcaggccatattattttactaaaaccatagcggagcacaactggcgccatagctgtcaacccgggaaccacgctagcgggtttacgcaggcgcgctcgccgcggcacactgcgaaaaatatataaagctttgcaaattttcttcagtattctttcgcttgatggcgctagctgaatgagcattggcagaaccttgttaatgttttattttctctctctcggaagcttgaaccgaagcgaaacgacgcgcacagccgaaacatatgcgagctgcaacaaacgtcgtcggatcgagcggcggacttatgccgcgacttcccgccaggcgcattttttcggcgcgccacctatccagcgctggtctcccatatcTCCGGTCCTGTGGCGGCACGGTGCGGCGCCGCTTCTGCGCCTGCGCGCAGCGTCGACGCTACTAAACCGAGCGCCAGTGTGATAAGAACACTCTCGCCCTCAGAAGAGAAAAACTGTGTGTGCTCCCGCAAGGTTCAGTTGTTGCTGTTACGTCTTTTCGTGTGGACGCATTAAAGTTATGTGTACCCACACTTTATCTTTTcaaaaaattctttcggctatatatttctgggaagggtccgactcattccaaggtgtttttcacgccaagcccgaggagtggttcatgaccgcTTTAAATAATTGCCGCCGTTTCACTACCttcaggaaaaaacatttcgaattgTTATTCAGAAATTAAGAATTACTGTTAACTTTAAAAACATTATTTCCCTTGGGGCATCTTCACTGggtcacagcaacaggaacgcttGCTTAGCCGTATGCGAATTCCTTAGAGACAcaagaattccttgttaattatTCCCAATTGAATTTGGTACATCGGACTTTCTCGCGCTATCATTGTATGCTATATGATTGGCGCTTTCCAATTTTAATTGGTACATAAGCTAATTCTTCAATTATTCTATATACCTTACACGGCCGATTAGTTCCtttccttcgtctaaattctaaatttccccacttatattaaccgccggtttcatggccaattccCCGTAGTGGGTACCAAGCAAGCAAGCACTCGGTGTGTTTCTGTGCTGAAGCTGTCTTGTCTTCGTGACCCTTTTGCCAGGCACCGTGCCAAAACTCTtcagaagaacccgcctgttgcaaaCGATACATACAttatgcatctttgaaacggACGGCGcacaaacaaggacaaaagaaaggtacgacacaccacagagcgcccgtttcaaagatgcataaccaattccaacttgcccagacatcaattcttctgcaATACATACATTATCTGTAAAATATAGCAGCATTTGCAAGTACTTGGCACcgagaaaaaattacactatctcccactaaagggaaccatgtggggtcGACTTGaacttccgttcatcacgggcaccttgcccgatgttaacgcgtccttgcaagtggagcacaccatgaattcactgtagttgctgttgctcgtctcgaactcttgttggagcacgccacgcgggttcatcgcgcgtctgcagaacctcgttccccgacgccatcacgagattgctgagagtgtaagggggagacgccgcagcatcttacccagcgcgtgccagcactcatggttttgtctgcattacgccaagctaggacagcgtacggcagcccgggcccctaaactgCTCTGCccctatcatcatcaaggcggtcgaagtacaagagaaagaagacttctccttggcgcgagcgtgcgctcagatggctatgctatactctgttccacaagttccgtgcagcactgtggaagggtcgtgtagccttgactctgctgcacggaacttctggaacataGTTAGAGAACGTTTATGTGTTTCAAGTTTCTAAGCGTAATTAGGCTGATGGGTTGGATGTCTCCTATTCAAATCCATGTTATAAAGTTTAATGTTTTTATTAAAGGCGTCTCCACAGGCTGTCCTAAAATGCTGTATATTTGAAGCTGAGCTCGCTAGTTTCAAAACAAGTTACAGGTAAAGCTGCGCTACTGATGTTGGTCAAACGAAAGAGCTTTCCTGGGGAATTCTGGTAAGTTTGGTTGTAATTGCCATGACTGACGAGCTTCAGCAGGTTAAATTAGGGACCCTCTCGTAATATATAGTATCGCACTCTaaatactctgttccagaagttccgtgcagcagagccaaggctacacgacccttccacagtgctgcacggaacttctggagcAGAGTTTAGGTGGACGTTCGCCAATGGAAccacggacacagcccagcgcaaagctgcttcgcatctaatatctgctgaattattagagagtttgagattTGGGGACCCGAGACGATGGGCCCCCAAGATGCGTTTGGCAGCCTGCTCTTTAGTTCGGATGATcaagagtttgagaattgggccaacgcaggctgcgttgggtcaagcgcacggagtgCCACGCGTGacaaaatttaaaatcatgcgagactcaggccatactgcgccgtcgcccgcgctgcgtcttctcGCTGGTAACCAAGACGCCTTGGgggcccacgctagttttcgattctTGCGTCTtgagtcaacgcgagcgcaagagcccaatagTGGcatgggttctgcgcatgcgccctcgcggctcgcaagcttcttgggtccccaagctccttgcaTGCGccttggcggctcgcaagcttcttgggtccccaagctccttgcaTGCGCCTTGGCGCTCGCTTCttggtccccaattctcaaactctctaatagagagtttgagaattggggacccaagaaatcatgcgagacgcagtatggcctgcgtctcgcatgattttaaatttcgtcacgcgtggcgctccgtgcgcttgactcaacgcagcctgcgttggcccaattctcaaactctgctgactATCCGAACGCAAgaagcaggctgcccaacgcagcttgggggcccagcgtcttgggtccccaattctcaaactctctattgtgtCCACTGCACATGAACACGTGTCAGAAACAGTTGCACACACAACAGAATCAGCGGGTGGGCCACCGGGTTATCACgtcagagagagcgagaaaataCAACTTTGtcaagagtccagtgcagaccctgaggttgccccgcgccacccggctactcccacgtggggaccggcaTGTCTATCCTAACGGCCCTGTCATAGGATCGCTTTGTATTGTTTAGTGTTAATACATACCTGTAGATTCCAGCTTACCATTTAGTAAAACTTGCGCTGACATGACAATGCCCATGAAGTTTATTATATGGTGAAATTTGTGGCgcacaaagaagacacggacaaagaaagtgagGACTGGACGATGCGCTTACTTAACGTTTTCATCGCATTTGATTTTGCTTTGTCGGCCCAGCCAGGACTCTCAGCGCCTGCGCGCACTGTTCAACGGTACGTTCTGCCTCTGTTGAAAAAAcattctgttggaagtaagcgcatcgtccagtcttcactttctttgtccgtCTTTCTTGTGTGCCACAAATTTCACcatgtatcaccaccaacaagcTTATTCTTACGTTCTTTCAAGTTTATTATGTCGATATGTCGAATTTAGAACAAGACAAGGATGTGCGAAAAAGCAGCTCGAaaattttcaataaataaatgacCTCGATTACTCTTGTGGAGATTATGTTTAACTACAGCAGTCACTACCGGTGACATGATCATCAGTAACTATCATCAATAAACTACCACAAATATCCTTCAAGGGTGACAAATCAGCACTTTGAGCTCAACTACAGTTACCGTTGAGAATCTTTATCTTCTCCGATATGATCTCAGAGTGTTTCTCCAGCCAGCTGCTACTAAGGCACTGAGCGTCTAGCTTCAGCGCAGAAGCTAAGCCTCCCTTGGTCCCGCAAACGCCCTCAACTCGCACGCCATTATCAGACACCTCAACCACGTTCTCGCAGTACTTGTCGCACACATACACGCGGCCCTCTACTTTCAGAGTGTCACTATCCAGGCATGCCCTGCGGCCGGCGCGCCGCTCCTCGTGCATTTTCTTGACGAGCAGTCGGCGTTGCTGACGTACAGTATAGGAAAAGTCCTCGCGTATCCCGATGCCCGTTCCCTTAAGCTTGCCACTGGCATTGAGCACTTCCCACTTCTTCGGCTCTCCACTGAGCTTTACCAAAATAGGCCTGGGTTTGGAAGCAGATTTTAGTCTATACGCGCTCACGATCTGATCCAAAGTAAGAGGGAAGTTGAGGAGGTTGTTGACGAGCTTAAGCACAAGCTCACCACACCACTGTGGATCCTGTTCGGACTCCGGAAGACCGAACACAACTAAGTTGCACTTTCGCTGCCTCTCGTCGACTTTATCGAGATCAATCTGGGCACTGTTTATCTGCTTGGTGAGGTTGGAATGCTTGTGGTACAGCTCGCGTAGTCGTTGCTCTGTCATTTCCATGTCACGAAGCAGAAAGCGCATTTCGTTGCAGGCACGGTCCAGGGTGTCCAAGCGGTATACTGACTGTAGGTATAGGGCCTCGTATTCTTCGGCATTCACCGAGCCTGTATCGAGGTATGGCGTCATGAAAGACTCGTCGAAGCCGGTCGATTCCATGAAGTTTACGGCAAGCACTGTTACATGTATCCTTGCACAAGTCACTGCACGTACACTAGGGTCGGCAGTGTGCTTGTTCTGACAGGACTGGATGTCATGAGCTTAAAGATTGCCAGTTTTCCTTTCACCCCTTGTCCGATGAAAAAGTGAAGCCGAGCGCAATTCACATCCTGTAAACAATGAAGAAAAATGAGATATTTGTAAATCAGAAGCACAGAGGCGATGGGCGATGCTTAAGGTATAAGCAAAGTCCTTCAATAACTTTTACTGATCATGAAGATTTGACGGCAATTTCGGTATATG encodes the following:
- the LOC119377004 gene encoding uncharacterized protein LOC119377004 — encoded protein: MESTGFDESFMTPYLDTGSVNAEEYEALYLQSVYRLDTLDRACNEMRFLLRDMEMTEQRLRELYHKHSNLTKQINSAQIDLDKVDERQRKCNLVVFGLPESEQDPQWCGELVLKLVNNLLNFPLTLDQIVSAYRLKSASKPRPILVKLSGEPKKWEVLNASGKLKGTGIGIREDFSYTVRQQRRLLVKKMHEERRAGRRACLDSDTLKVEGRVYVCDKYCENVVEVSDNGVRVEGVCGTKGGLASALKLDAQCLSSSWLEKHSEIISEKIKILNGNCS